A portion of the Corticium candelabrum chromosome 5, ooCorCand1.1, whole genome shotgun sequence genome contains these proteins:
- the LOC134179680 gene encoding uncharacterized protein LOC134179680: protein MARLQKGSQGLQGIPGLTPLSEIKKLERLVTKLYNELKVSRVSYGDEVGTCNMSKSGDLFYHNSNKSLLFCDSEQWVELRSWKSYESCSAVEHKINSIQFVQRVNSLPPVKVYCDYSVISSGCALVWKHSYFQVGNPTDDMRTFSSVDHPCTDLSDGWCNVGNKDNVAGNVQLTVAYHEGEVVYAYHGDRNSEVGKSWRGAILNNPVKITDHCNQGNGIPPEPSIGSDGIPGLTFDKWKPGVYDQNCDTDRYKRMYDCRWGNCQLPSSISSKRQLVQMTVAIFLC, encoded by the exons ATGGCAAGATTGCAA aaAGGTTCACAAGGTTTGCAAGGCATTCCTGGATTAACTCCACTTTCTGAAATAAAGAAACTTGAACGTTTGGTGACAAAATTATACAATGAACTGAag GTTTCTCGAGTTTCATATGGTGATGAAGTTGGTACATGCAACATGAGCAAATCAGGTGATTTGTTCTACCACAATTCTAATAAATCTCTGCTATTTTGTGATTCTGAGCAGTGGGTTGAGCTTAG ATCATGGAAATCATATGAATCTTGTTCTGCTGTTGAACATAAGATCAACTCTATTCAGTTTGTGCAGAGAGTCAATTCTCTCCCACCTGTAAAG GTTTATTGTGATTATTCTGTGATCTCTAGTgggtgtgcacttgtgtggaAACACTCATATTTTCAAGTTGGAAATCCAACTGATGACATGCGTACTTTCAGTTCAGTGGATCATCCATGTACTGATCTGTCTGATGGTTGGTGTAATGTGGGTAACAAAGATAATGTTGCTGGTAATGTTCAATTGACAGTTGCTTATCATGAAGGAGAAGTTGTGTATGCATATCATGGTGATCGTAATTCTGAAGTGGGAAAGTCATGGCGTGGAGCAATACTCAACAATCCAGTCAAAATTACAGATCATTGCAATCAAGGGAATGGAATTCCTCCAGAGCCAAGTATTGGTTCAGATGGAATACCGGGATTGACATTTGACAAATGGAAGCCTGGTGTATACGACCAAAACTGTGATACAGATAGATACAAGCGTATGTATGACTGTCGCTGGGGAAATTGTCAGTTACCTTCATCTATC